One Nicotiana sylvestris chromosome 12, ASM39365v2, whole genome shotgun sequence genomic window carries:
- the LOC104245558 gene encoding uncharacterized protein gives MALVNPQTFLLLAVFSCMFAIGLANYDFNWGPRSPRNWNKTDCPYTHPPNATQTSNRFIVGGSENWHYGFNYMDWARMTVPFFVNDTLVFKYDPPNANGTGFPHSVYLLPNYRSFNKCDFRRAKRIADPTQGAGEGFEFVLKKMQTYYFACGEHQGIHCKTGNMKFAVMPLKHWRF, from the exons ATGGCACTTGTTAATCCCCAAACATTTCTCTTACTTGCAGTATTCTCATGCATGTTTGCTATTGGTTTAGCCAACTATGACTTCAACTGGGGTCCTAGAAGTCCTAGAAACTGGAACAAAACCGATTGCCCTTATACTCATCCACCAAATGCTACTCAAACTTCCAATAGATTCATTGTTGGAGGTTCAGAAAATTGGCATTATGGTTTCAACTACATGGATTGGGCTCGAATGACTGTTCCTTTCTTTGTTAATGACACCTTAG TGTTCAAGTATGATCCACCAAACGCAAATGGTACCGGATTTCCACACAGTGTTTACTTACTACCAAACTATAGGAGCTTCAACAAGTGCGATTTCAGGAGGGCTAAAAGGATAGCAGATCCAACTCAAGGTGCTGGTGAAGGATTTGAGTTTGTGTTGAAGAAAATGCAGACTTATTATTTTGCTTGTGGAGAGCACCAAGGCATCCATTGCAAGACTGGGAATATGAAATTTGCTGTGATGCCACTCAAACATTGGCGTTTCTGA
- the LOC138884018 gene encoding uncharacterized protein: protein MAKTSKTVPQKETASSSRTTGEEPATEPPLDAFIPGECSVTADFKVEKPSPVPGWGLPMDVSMRPPSGDEDSPVDSPTPRQEKKRKKGCEFSELEEEKPKRRVVRKSKESSNARELLSDSIHRLRDESEEEEDASQLVAYVRGNIELPQTRGADEEAVTEASEPKRGEADFPQAGEADKDIVTDAPRAEDNAPKDALGVIDLSESPSFNDSMIHDAQRLKGHPNEGPQGVASVLHHETFLQYREELNQHESETQELSEGKVKKLQSELETARKEHADLVEQAKKLAELQSQLNLAVSDRENLAKELETVKSEARVIKVDVEEMVDVYKVNAEVAQVRAKDIVEHAKWQSRREALEDIHARGFDLSIEIESAKELEAIAKKLAYPEDDEESEDLGESEGGGDPDGDKAAPGED from the exons atggcGAAGACTTCTAAAACAGTTCCTCAAAAAGAAACTGCTTCTTCATCACGGACGACCGGTGAGGAACCAGCGACGGAACCTCCTCTTGACGCGTTTATTCCTGGCGAGTGCTCGGTGACCGCTGACTTCAAAGTTGAAAAACCTTCACCCGTTCCGGGCTGGG gaCTTCCCATGGATGTCTCCATGAGGCCTCCATCTGGTGACGAGGATAGCCCCGTCGATTCCCCTACTCCAAGGcaggagaagaagagaaaaaagggtTGTGAGTTCTCTGAACTCgaagaagaaaaaccaaaaaggaGGGTGGTGCGCAAATCTAAAGAAAGCTCCAATGCCCGAGAGCTCCTATCAGACTCAATCCACCGGCTGAGGGATGagtctgaagaagaagaagatgcttCCCAACTAGTGGCATATGTGCGAGGCAACATCGAACTACCTCAAACCAGGGGGGCCGATGAAGAGGCAGTGACCGAGGCCTCCGAACCAAAGAGGGGCGAGGCTGATTTTCCCCAAGCTGGGGAGGCCGATAAAGATATTGTGACTGATGCTCCTCGGGCAGAGGATAATGCCCCAAAGGATGCACTTGGAGTGATAGATCTCTCTGAGTCGCCCTCATTTAATGACTCCATGATCCACGACGCCCAAAGGCTAAAAGGACACCCAAATGAGGGGCCGCAAGGGGTG GCCTCGGTGCTTCATCACGAGACTTTTCTCCAATATCGAGAAGAGTTAAACCAACATGAGTCCGAGACCCAAGAGCTCAGTGAGGGGAAGGTCAAGAAACTTCAATCTGAGCTGGAGACAGCTCGAAAGGAGCATGCCGACCTGGTCGAGCAG GCCAAGAAACTCGCGGAGCTACAGTCCCAATTGAATTTGGCTGTCTCTGATCGAGAAAATCTGGCTAAGGAGCTTGAAACAGTCAAGTCAGAGGCCAGAGTAATTAAAGTTGATGTTGAAGAGATGGTGGATGTTTATAAGGTTAATGCCGAGGTGGCTCAGGTTCGAGCAAAAGACATCGTCGAGCACGCTAAGTGGCAATCACGAAGGGAGGCCCTTGAGGATATTCATGCTCGGGGTTTCGACTTATCAATTGAGATTGAGAGTGCCAAAGAGCTTGAAGCCATTGCCAAAAAGCTGGCCTATCCCGAAGACGACGAGGAGTCTGAAGATTTGGGCGAGTCCGAGGGTGGCGGAGATCCCGATGGTGACAAGGCCGCCCCCGGCGAAGATTAG